In one Halosimplex halophilum genomic region, the following are encoded:
- a CDS encoding proteasome subunit beta gives MTPLDFGPADEPLHELPHDNLPNGDQADHDAPTFDTGTTIVAVAADEGVVMAADQRASLGGKFTTNKNAEKVSRVHPSAALAISGSVGPAQNLVRSLRAETSLYESRRDERMSMRALSQTAGHLVRGLPVAPILGGVDSEGSHVYELDGGGSVMATDYAAGGSGMQVAYGVLERRFDPGAKLGEATDAAVAAVEAASERDTASGNGVTIATVTAGGVDIEGYDEAGAADGSDAAEEVA, from the coding sequence ATGACGCCACTCGACTTCGGTCCCGCGGACGAACCGCTCCACGAACTACCGCACGACAACCTCCCGAACGGAGACCAGGCCGACCACGACGCGCCGACCTTCGACACGGGGACGACGATCGTCGCGGTCGCAGCCGACGAGGGCGTGGTGATGGCGGCCGACCAGCGGGCGAGCCTCGGTGGGAAGTTCACGACGAACAAGAACGCCGAGAAGGTCTCGCGGGTCCACCCGAGCGCCGCGCTGGCGATCTCGGGGTCGGTCGGGCCGGCGCAGAACCTCGTCCGGTCGCTGCGGGCGGAGACGAGCCTCTACGAGTCCCGCCGGGACGAGCGGATGAGCATGCGGGCGCTCTCCCAGACTGCGGGCCACCTCGTGCGGGGGCTGCCGGTCGCGCCGATCCTCGGTGGAGTCGACAGCGAGGGAAGCCACGTCTACGAGCTGGACGGCGGCGGGAGCGTGATGGCGACCGACTACGCCGCGGGCGGAAGCGGGATGCAGGTCGCCTACGGCGTGCTCGAACGGCGGTTCGACCCCGGGGCGAAACTCGGCGAGGCGACCGACGCCGCCGTCGCAGCGGTCGAAGCGGCGAGCGAGCGCGACACCGCGAGCGGGAACGGCGTGACCATCGCGACGGTCACCGCCGGCGGGGTCGACATCGAGGGATACGACGAGGCGGGAGCCGCTGACGGTTCCGACGCCGCCGAGGAGGTGGCCTGA
- a CDS encoding NUDIX domain-containing protein — protein sequence MTNYPPDHCGYCGSELRDADLAPGAYVCESCDRYVFHSPTPGASVTVVDGERVLLVQRAVGDDAGQWGTPAGHVDWGESPDHAAARELEEETGLSVDRRDLTLVAGRGTWPEAGKHMVAFEYAVHRDATDGVLEAGSDAQDARFWSAEEWRAADERMRDVSRKRYGTTDVDEIVEKTFSELG from the coding sequence ATGACGAACTACCCGCCCGACCATTGTGGCTACTGCGGAAGCGAACTGCGCGACGCGGACCTCGCGCCCGGCGCGTACGTCTGCGAGTCCTGCGACCGCTACGTCTTCCACAGCCCCACGCCCGGCGCGAGCGTCACTGTCGTCGACGGCGAGCGCGTCCTGCTCGTCCAGCGGGCGGTCGGCGACGACGCCGGCCAGTGGGGCACCCCCGCCGGCCACGTCGACTGGGGCGAGTCCCCCGACCACGCGGCCGCGCGAGAACTGGAAGAGGAGACCGGCCTCTCGGTCGACCGCCGGGACCTGACGCTGGTGGCCGGCCGCGGGACCTGGCCCGAGGCGGGCAAGCACATGGTCGCCTTCGAGTACGCGGTCCACCGCGACGCGACGGACGGAGTGTTGGAAGCCGGCTCCGACGCGCAGGACGCCCGGTTCTGGTCGGCCGAGGAGTGGCGGGCCGCCGACGAGCGGATGCGCGACGTGTCTCGGAAGCGCTACGGGACGACCGACGTGGACGAGATCGTCGAGAAAACGTTCTCTGAGTTGGGTTGA
- a CDS encoding 30S ribosomal protein S13 yields MSAEDQDPDEEEEDIQYFVRIGQTDLDGTKSVERSLTDMNGIGHRAARIIAEEAGIDRRAVFGKLDEEDIDEIVSLVEGFAEEAPEWLTNHRNDFFAGETTHETGNDLELTRRQDINRMKMIDSYKGVRHKRGQKVRGQRTKSTGRSEGTIGVNVEAIKEEQAEEAAAEEGDEE; encoded by the coding sequence ATGAGTGCAGAAGACCAAGACCCGGACGAGGAAGAGGAGGACATCCAGTACTTCGTCCGCATCGGCCAGACCGACCTCGACGGCACGAAGTCCGTCGAGCGGTCGCTCACCGACATGAACGGTATCGGCCATCGCGCGGCCCGCATCATCGCCGAGGAGGCCGGCATCGACCGCCGGGCAGTCTTCGGCAAACTCGACGAGGAGGACATCGACGAGATCGTCTCGCTCGTGGAGGGCTTCGCCGAGGAGGCGCCCGAGTGGCTCACGAACCACCGGAACGACTTCTTCGCCGGCGAGACCACCCACGAGACGGGCAACGACCTCGAACTGACCCGCCGTCAGGACATCAACCGCATGAAGATGATCGACTCCTACAAGGGGGTCCGACACAAGCGCGGCCAGAAGGTCCGCGGCCAGCGAACCAAGTCCACCGGCCGCTCCGAGGGCACCATCGGCGTCAACGTCGAGGCCATCAAGGAGGAGCAGGCCGAGGAAGCCGCCGCCGAAGAGGGGGATGAGGAGTAA
- a CDS encoding archaeal proteasome endopeptidase complex subunit alpha has protein sequence MQSNDQQAYDRGVTVFSPDGRLYQVEYAREAVKRGSPAVGVATEEAVVFAAHARPRSPLMETDSIEKVHDLDGRLGVATAGHVADARRLVDFGRQFAQRERLRYGEPPGVEPLAKAVADRIQESTQTGGTRPFGAALLVGGVPEASPAMEGTAETDVDPRLYEIDPSGTPTEWRATAVGRGSDAVRDHLEAEYERGLDTPAGLSLALSALAESSDETPTAEEVDVAVLDEAGFDAFDRDRRETVLADAGFDGAS, from the coding sequence ATGCAATCGAACGACCAGCAGGCGTACGACCGCGGGGTAACGGTGTTCTCCCCCGACGGTCGGCTGTACCAGGTCGAGTACGCGCGCGAGGCGGTCAAGCGCGGGAGCCCAGCCGTCGGCGTGGCGACCGAGGAGGCGGTGGTGTTCGCCGCACACGCCCGACCGCGGTCGCCGCTGATGGAGACCGACAGCATCGAGAAGGTCCACGATCTGGACGGCCGGCTTGGCGTCGCAACAGCCGGGCACGTCGCCGACGCGCGGCGGCTCGTCGACTTCGGGCGGCAGTTCGCCCAGCGCGAGCGGCTGCGCTACGGGGAGCCGCCGGGCGTCGAACCGCTGGCGAAGGCCGTCGCCGACCGGATCCAGGAGTCGACCCAGACCGGCGGGACGCGGCCGTTTGGCGCCGCGCTCCTCGTCGGCGGCGTCCCGGAGGCGTCCCCGGCGATGGAGGGAACTGCCGAAACCGATGTCGACCCGCGGCTCTACGAGATCGACCCCTCCGGGACGCCCACGGAGTGGCGCGCGACGGCGGTCGGGCGCGGGAGCGACGCCGTCCGCGACCACCTCGAAGCCGAGTACGAGCGCGGGCTGGACACTCCGGCGGGCCTCTCGCTCGCACTCTCTGCGCTCGCGGAGAGCAGCGACGAGACGCCGACCGCCGAGGAAGTCGACGTGGCCGTGCTGGACGAAGCGGGCTTCGACGCGTTCGACCGCGACCGGCGCGAAACAGTGCTGGCAGACGCCGGGTTCGACGGGGCGTCGTAA
- a CDS encoding PKD domain-containing protein, giving the protein MSAVLVVSAAFAAGPVAGGAVAAAGSGPDGGGNKAPLADAGLDRTVSANATVYLDATGSRDPDGEIDSYRWRLEKPDGSYTTPSCETCGRTRFVPRATGTYNATVTVTDEDGATSTDTLRVHVEPSNGPSVSISGPDSVVEGAVAQYTATVSAGANDLAAVVWRADGRRVNRTTLAGESASVDRLHAFRHDGTVTLRVTAVDRLGRQRTATKNVTVTAPSSPGSGGGSGSIGVGSGGGSTSGGDSGGDDDGSECSHYNRDDDRYCDNDRMTIDSNGIVISDADDDGSVQWAQVNVDEEFAQNNDGVSYDSVDDMVTFDSQEAYKEALGVDTVSVDPESEVNSDGRVISMSGESGNLSGGSPSNNKSSSDDDDSSTETTGSNNGDSGTSSNAGSGDLGNIPDRIRNTIQEKQSGTTTNSGNDTGTTNTKTGRVPPDRYRAGI; this is encoded by the coding sequence ATGAGTGCCGTGCTGGTCGTCAGCGCGGCGTTCGCCGCTGGTCCGGTAGCCGGCGGAGCGGTCGCAGCGGCCGGGAGCGGCCCGGACGGCGGAGGGAACAAAGCCCCGCTGGCGGACGCGGGGCTCGACCGGACCGTCAGCGCCAACGCGACGGTGTATCTGGACGCGACCGGGTCCCGCGACCCCGACGGGGAGATCGACAGCTACCGCTGGCGGCTGGAGAAACCCGACGGCAGCTACACGACGCCGTCGTGCGAGACCTGCGGGCGGACGCGGTTCGTCCCGCGCGCGACCGGCACCTACAACGCGACGGTCACGGTGACCGACGAGGACGGTGCCACCAGCACGGACACACTCCGGGTCCACGTCGAGCCGTCGAACGGACCGTCGGTGTCGATCAGCGGTCCGGACAGCGTGGTCGAAGGCGCCGTCGCGCAGTACACGGCGACCGTCTCGGCCGGTGCGAACGACCTCGCGGCGGTCGTCTGGCGAGCGGACGGACGGCGAGTCAACCGGACGACGCTCGCGGGCGAGAGCGCGTCGGTCGACAGGCTCCACGCGTTCAGGCACGACGGGACCGTCACGCTCCGGGTCACCGCCGTCGACCGGCTCGGTCGCCAGCGCACGGCGACGAAGAACGTCACGGTCACGGCCCCGAGTTCACCCGGTAGCGGCGGCGGCAGTGGATCGATCGGAGTCGGTTCCGGCGGCGGGTCCACTTCCGGCGGTGACTCGGGCGGCGACGACGATGGGTCGGAATGCTCGCACTACAACAGGGACGACGACCGCTACTGCGACAACGACCGGATGACGATCGACAGCAACGGCATCGTCATCTCCGACGCCGACGACGACGGGTCGGTCCAGTGGGCCCAGGTGAACGTAGACGAGGAGTTCGCCCAGAACAACGACGGCGTGTCCTACGACTCCGTGGACGACATGGTGACCTTCGACAGCCAGGAAGCGTACAAGGAGGCGCTAGGTGTCGATACTGTGAGCGTCGATCCGGAATCTGAGGTGAATTCGGATGGAAGAGTTATTTCTATGTCTGGTGAATCAGGTAATCTTTCTGGAGGTTCGCCATCTAACAATAAATCAAGTTCTGATGACGATGATTCCTCAACTGAGACTACTGGATCTAACAATGGAGATTCTGGCACTTCGTCAAACGCTGGTAGTGGCGATCTCGGAAATATACCCGATAGAATACGTAACACGATACAAGAAAAACAGTCGGGGACCACGACCAACAGTGGAAACGATACAGGTACTACAAATACCAAAACTGGCCGGGTACCACCTGATCGGTATCGGGCAGGGATTTAA
- a CDS encoding 30S ribosomal protein S11, protein MSETQDDKWGIAHVHASFNNTIITITDETGAETLAKSSGGTVVKQNRDEASPYAAMQMAEVVAEEVQAQGVEGVHVRVRGPGGNQQTNPGPGAQATIRALARAGLEIGRIEDVTPIPHDGTRGPKNAGF, encoded by the coding sequence ATGAGCGAAACGCAGGACGACAAGTGGGGCATCGCCCACGTGCACGCATCGTTCAACAACACGATCATCACGATCACCGACGAGACGGGCGCCGAGACGCTCGCCAAGTCCTCGGGCGGGACCGTCGTCAAGCAGAACCGCGACGAGGCCTCGCCGTACGCGGCCATGCAGATGGCCGAGGTCGTCGCCGAGGAGGTCCAGGCCCAGGGCGTCGAGGGCGTCCACGTCCGCGTGCGCGGACCCGGCGGCAACCAGCAGACCAACCCCGGACCGGGCGCGCAGGCGACCATCCGGGCGCTGGCGCGAGCCGGCCTCGAGATCGGTCGCATCGAGGACGTGACCCCGATCCCCCACGACGGCACCCGCGGTCCCAAGAACGCGGGATTCTAA
- a CDS encoding Mrp/NBP35 family ATP-binding protein — protein MDEDDVLDRLRTVEDPDLGDDIVSLGLVNSVELDEEEVRVSLALGAPYSPTETEIAGRVREALSDLDRRVELEAEVDSGLVAEGSVLPGVENVIAVASGKGGVGKSTIAVNLAAGLAQLGARVGLFDADVYGPNVPRMLDADQQPQATPDETLVPPEQYGMKLMSMDFLVGEDDPVIWRGPMVHKVLTQLWEDVEWGSLDYMVVDLPPGTGDTQLTLLQSVPVTGAVIVTTPQEVAIDDARKGLEMFGEHETPVLGIVENMSSFRCPDCGGEHTIFGEGGGEAFAEEAQMPFLGEIPLDPAVREGGDAGEPMVLDEDSGTGEAFRSFVENAANNQGIVHRRRHADRR, from the coding sequence ATGGACGAAGACGACGTGCTCGACCGTCTCCGGACGGTCGAGGACCCGGATCTGGGCGACGATATCGTCTCGCTGGGGCTGGTCAACTCGGTCGAGTTGGACGAGGAGGAGGTGCGCGTCTCGCTGGCGCTGGGGGCGCCGTACTCCCCGACCGAGACCGAGATCGCGGGACGGGTCCGCGAGGCGCTGTCGGACCTGGACCGGCGGGTCGAACTGGAGGCGGAGGTCGACAGCGGGCTCGTCGCCGAGGGGTCGGTGCTGCCGGGCGTCGAGAACGTCATCGCGGTCGCGTCGGGGAAGGGCGGGGTCGGCAAGAGCACCATCGCGGTGAACCTCGCGGCGGGGCTGGCGCAACTGGGCGCCCGCGTGGGGCTGTTCGACGCGGACGTGTACGGGCCGAACGTGCCGCGGATGCTCGACGCGGATCAGCAGCCCCAGGCGACCCCCGACGAGACGCTCGTCCCGCCCGAGCAGTACGGGATGAAGCTGATGAGCATGGACTTCCTCGTCGGGGAGGACGACCCCGTCATCTGGCGGGGTCCGATGGTCCACAAGGTGCTCACCCAGCTGTGGGAGGACGTGGAGTGGGGGAGTCTCGACTACATGGTCGTCGACCTGCCCCCTGGGACCGGCGACACGCAGCTGACGCTCCTCCAGAGCGTCCCCGTCACGGGCGCGGTCATCGTCACGACTCCCCAGGAGGTCGCCATCGACGACGCCCGGAAGGGCCTGGAGATGTTCGGCGAGCACGAGACGCCCGTGCTGGGGATCGTCGAGAACATGAGTTCCTTCCGCTGTCCGGACTGCGGCGGCGAACACACCATCTTCGGCGAGGGCGGCGGCGAGGCGTTCGCCGAGGAGGCGCAGATGCCGTTCCTCGGCGAGATCCCGCTGGACCCGGCCGTCCGCGAGGGCGGCGACGCCGGCGAACCGATGGTGCTCGACGAGGACAGCGGGACCGGCGAGGCGTTCCGGTCGTTCGTCGAGAACGCGGCGAACAACCAGGGGATCGTCCACCGGCGGCGCCACGCCGACCGGCGCTGA
- a CDS encoding ArsR/SmtB family transcription factor has product MTSGRRDGASDGDGSPDRTSADEAATGAADPDPDGPAPSDAFGALGGETRLAVVEALDEASPRTFSDLVDATGADTSAGFAYHLRQLTGRFVRQRADERYELTDAGRSVARALAAGTYTASIDREPVELDEPCPLCGDDGLVAAVADNVTEVGCERCDGTVLRLSLPPGGYATRDADGFADALDAHHRRRIESFDDGVCPECTGTVSTRVEPVVDSVDGDSGADIDRDQLDREHDDGEHVPVQAVYECDTCGADLRCPVALTLLDHPAVVSFYHDHDRDVRDRPIWNVGSEWRERVVSRDPWCIVVSARLDGEDLVCYVAGDGRVVDHRRDSHDDGPETNSGVADDGPADTTADVTSHAGSETVEADSEAVSAEDTAAESGTAGS; this is encoded by the coding sequence ATGACCTCGGGACGGCGGGACGGGGCGTCGGACGGAGACGGATCCCCGGACCGAACGTCGGCGGACGAAGCCGCGACTGGTGCCGCGGATCCCGACCCGGACGGGCCGGCGCCCAGCGACGCGTTCGGCGCGCTGGGCGGGGAGACGCGGCTGGCCGTCGTCGAGGCGCTCGACGAGGCGTCGCCGCGGACGTTCTCCGACCTCGTCGACGCGACCGGCGCGGACACCTCCGCCGGGTTCGCCTACCACCTCCGCCAGCTCACCGGCCGGTTCGTCCGCCAGCGGGCCGACGAGCGCTACGAGCTGACCGACGCCGGCCGGTCGGTCGCCCGCGCGCTCGCGGCCGGCACCTACACTGCCAGCATCGACCGCGAGCCCGTCGAACTGGACGAGCCGTGCCCGCTGTGCGGCGACGACGGGCTCGTCGCAGCCGTCGCGGACAACGTCACCGAGGTCGGCTGCGAACGCTGCGACGGGACTGTCCTCCGGCTCTCGCTCCCGCCGGGCGGCTACGCGACCCGCGACGCTGACGGCTTCGCCGACGCGCTCGACGCCCACCACCGCCGCCGCATCGAGTCGTTCGACGACGGCGTCTGCCCCGAGTGTACCGGGACGGTCTCGACCCGGGTCGAGCCGGTCGTCGACAGCGTCGACGGCGACAGTGGCGCCGACATCGACCGCGACCAACTCGACCGGGAACACGACGACGGCGAGCACGTCCCGGTCCAGGCGGTCTACGAGTGCGACACCTGCGGCGCGGACCTGCGCTGTCCCGTCGCGCTGACGCTGCTCGACCACCCCGCCGTCGTCTCGTTCTACCACGACCACGACCGGGACGTTCGCGACCGGCCCATCTGGAACGTGGGCAGCGAGTGGCGCGAACGAGTCGTCTCCCGCGACCCCTGGTGTATCGTCGTCAGTGCCCGCCTCGACGGGGAGGACCTCGTCTGCTACGTCGCGGGCGACGGCCGCGTGGTCGATCACCGACGGGACTCCCACGACGACGGTCCGGAGACGAACTCCGGCGTAGCCGACGATGGACCCGCGGACACGACCGCCGACGTGACTTCCCACGCCGGATCGGAAACGGTCGAGGCGGATTCCGAGGCCGTGAGCGCCGAGGACACGGCTGCAGAGTCCGGTACCGCCGGGTCCTGA
- a CDS encoding 30S ribosomal protein S4: MALGSNTKFYETPNHPYQGERISEESGLVGQYGLKNKEELWRAQSELRAYRREARKLLGQTDAEGAGKETEEFLARLKRIGVLDETDSLDDILSLDVTDILERRLQTVVYRKGLANTTSQARQFVSHGHITVEGQRVTRPSKKVDVSEEGAVEFDSGSPLTDELHPERAEEQ; the protein is encoded by the coding sequence ATGGCGCTCGGTAGCAACACCAAGTTCTACGAGACGCCCAACCACCCCTACCAGGGCGAGCGCATCAGCGAGGAGTCCGGCCTCGTCGGCCAGTACGGCCTGAAGAACAAGGAGGAGCTGTGGCGCGCCCAGTCCGAGCTGCGCGCCTACCGCCGGGAGGCCCGGAAGCTGCTGGGCCAGACCGACGCCGAGGGCGCCGGCAAGGAGACCGAGGAGTTCCTCGCCCGCCTGAAGCGCATCGGCGTCCTCGACGAGACGGACTCGCTGGACGACATCCTGTCGCTGGACGTGACGGACATCCTCGAACGGCGGCTGCAGACGGTCGTCTACCGGAAGGGGCTGGCCAACACGACGAGTCAGGCCCGCCAGTTCGTCTCCCACGGTCACATCACCGTCGAGGGCCAGCGCGTCACGCGCCCCTCGAAGAAGGTCGACGTGAGCGAGGAGGGCGCCGTCGAGTTCGACTCGGGGAGCCCGCTGACGGACGAACTCCACCCGGAACGCGCGGAGGAGCAATAA
- the moaA gene encoding GTP 3',8-cyclase MoaA: MLADEFGREVTGVRVSLTDRCNFDCVYCHNEGLGDTRGPMAPREHEMSTDDVVRFLEVAAEFGVDSVKFTGGEPLLRDDLEEIVARTPEAMEVSLTTNGTMLPGRAGDLVDAGLERVNVSQDALDRETFKQVTQAGAYDAVMDGVDAALSAGLAPVKLNMVVFEQTAGYVPEMVEHVAENGGLRLQLIEYMPEIAGHPEWAVDIGRVHDWLEEQADRVERREMHDRRRYWVTPEDSDLAGDDILGADGSVDESKAGMVEIVDPVENPTFCANCHRVRVTHEGYLKGCLNRNDDLRSMGEMSRAEIRETFRETVAERVPYYGEYMVKEDGEWVVNEEYLDDPPAGGGAYPTVDETPAESDD; the protein is encoded by the coding sequence ATGCTCGCGGACGAGTTCGGCCGGGAGGTGACGGGGGTGCGCGTCTCGCTCACCGACCGGTGTAACTTCGACTGCGTCTACTGCCACAACGAGGGGCTGGGCGACACGCGCGGCCCCATGGCACCCCGCGAGCACGAGATGTCCACCGACGACGTGGTCCGCTTTCTGGAGGTCGCCGCCGAGTTCGGCGTCGACTCCGTGAAGTTCACCGGCGGCGAGCCGCTCCTGCGCGACGACCTGGAGGAGATCGTCGCCCGCACGCCCGAGGCGATGGAGGTCTCGCTCACCACGAACGGGACGATGCTCCCGGGCCGAGCCGGAGACCTGGTCGACGCCGGGCTCGAACGGGTCAACGTCTCACAGGACGCGCTTGACCGCGAGACGTTCAAGCAGGTCACCCAGGCCGGGGCCTACGACGCGGTGATGGACGGCGTCGACGCGGCCCTGTCCGCCGGGCTCGCGCCGGTCAAGCTCAACATGGTCGTCTTCGAGCAGACCGCGGGGTACGTCCCGGAGATGGTCGAACACGTCGCGGAGAACGGCGGGCTGCGCCTGCAGCTCATCGAGTACATGCCGGAGATCGCCGGCCACCCGGAGTGGGCGGTCGACATCGGACGCGTCCACGACTGGCTCGAAGAGCAGGCCGACCGGGTCGAGCGCCGGGAGATGCACGACCGGCGGCGCTACTGGGTCACACCGGAGGACAGCGACCTCGCCGGCGACGACATCCTCGGCGCGGACGGGTCGGTCGACGAGTCGAAGGCGGGGATGGTCGAGATCGTCGACCCGGTGGAGAACCCCACCTTCTGCGCGAACTGCCACCGCGTGCGCGTGACCCACGAGGGGTATCTGAAGGGCTGTCTGAACCGCAACGACGACCTGCGGTCGATGGGCGAGATGAGCCGCGCCGAGATCCGCGAGACGTTCCGTGAGACGGTCGCCGAGCGCGTCCCCTACTACGGCGAGTACATGGTGAAAGAGGACGGCGAGTGGGTCGTCAACGAGGAGTACCTGGACGACCCGCCGGCCGGCGGCGGCGCGTACCCGACCGTCGACGAGACCCCCGCAGAGAGCGACGACTGA
- the fni gene encoding type 2 isopentenyl-diphosphate Delta-isomerase gives MTGPDETVDRKDDHVRIVREEDVEEPGTGFADVSLVHEALPEIHRDEVDPSVDFLGHELAAPVVIESMTGGHPNTTELNRALAAAAEAVGIAMGVGSQRAGLEDADTVESYSVVREAAPTAFLYGNIGAAQLEEYGVAGVERAVEMIDADAVAVHCNFLQEAVQPEGDVDARGCLDAIERVADGLSVPVIVKETGNGFSRNTARKLADAGVDAIDVAGKGGTTWSGVEAYRAAARDEPRGERLGERFRRWGIPTVASTLECLEVHDTVIASGGVRSGIDIAKAVALGATAGGLAKPFLSPAARGTGAVVEAAEDLIAELETAMFVTGSRTVADLRDADVVVGGPTREYLDQRGVGY, from the coding sequence ATGACGGGTCCCGACGAGACGGTAGACAGGAAGGACGACCACGTCAGGATCGTGCGGGAGGAGGACGTGGAGGAGCCGGGGACCGGGTTCGCCGACGTGTCGCTGGTCCACGAGGCCCTCCCGGAGATCCACCGCGACGAGGTCGACCCGAGCGTCGACTTCCTCGGCCACGAACTCGCGGCGCCGGTCGTCATCGAGAGCATGACCGGCGGCCACCCGAACACGACCGAACTCAACCGGGCGCTCGCGGCGGCCGCCGAGGCGGTCGGCATCGCGATGGGCGTCGGCAGCCAGCGCGCGGGCCTGGAGGACGCGGACACCGTCGAGTCCTACTCGGTGGTGCGGGAGGCCGCGCCGACGGCCTTCCTCTACGGGAACATCGGCGCCGCGCAACTGGAGGAGTACGGCGTCGCGGGCGTCGAGCGCGCGGTCGAGATGATCGATGCCGACGCCGTCGCCGTTCACTGCAACTTCCTGCAGGAGGCGGTTCAGCCCGAGGGCGACGTGGACGCGCGGGGCTGTCTCGACGCCATCGAGCGGGTCGCCGACGGGCTGTCGGTCCCCGTGATCGTCAAGGAGACGGGCAACGGGTTCTCCCGGAACACGGCCCGGAAGCTTGCGGACGCGGGCGTCGATGCCATCGACGTGGCCGGCAAGGGCGGCACGACGTGGTCCGGCGTCGAGGCCTACCGGGCCGCCGCCAGGGACGAGCCCCGCGGCGAGCGCCTCGGCGAGCGGTTCCGCCGGTGGGGGATCCCGACGGTCGCCAGCACCCTGGAGTGCCTGGAGGTCCACGACACGGTGATCGCCAGCGGCGGCGTCCGCTCGGGTATCGACATCGCGAAAGCCGTCGCGCTCGGTGCGACCGCCGGCGGGCTCGCCAAGCCGTTCCTCTCCCCCGCGGCCCGCGGGACCGGGGCCGTCGTCGAGGCCGCCGAGGACCTGATCGCCGAGCTGGAGACCGCGATGTTCGTCACCGGATCGCGGACGGTGGCGGACCTCCGGGACGCCGACGTGGTCGTCGGCGGACCCACCCGGGAGTACCTCGACCAGCGCGGCGTCGGCTACTGA
- a CDS encoding DNA-directed RNA polymerase subunit D — protein sequence MEDYEVEFVERGDREARFLVRGITPAFANGIRRAMIADVPTFSIDQLRVVENSSVMFDEQIGLRLGLVPLTTPADEFEVGDEVTLALDVEGPSREETTETVTAYSGDIVSSDEMVQPADDNIPIIDLKAGQRLEVEADAVLDRGREHAKHQGGVAVGYRHLQRVNVVGDKGEFADDEPNILRGVIEDDGELVATEEFDNDLTERYPGKELEVEDVPNAFVFHVETDGSLTVEELVVRAVDSLRDRADELRQSVQL from the coding sequence ATGGAGGACTACGAGGTCGAGTTCGTCGAACGCGGCGACCGGGAAGCCCGCTTCCTGGTGCGGGGGATCACCCCCGCGTTCGCCAACGGCATCCGCCGCGCGATGATCGCGGACGTGCCCACCTTCTCCATCGACCAGCTGCGCGTCGTGGAGAACTCCAGCGTCATGTTCGACGAGCAGATCGGACTCCGGCTCGGGCTGGTCCCGCTGACCACCCCCGCCGACGAGTTCGAGGTCGGCGACGAGGTGACGCTGGCGCTGGACGTGGAGGGGCCGAGCCGCGAGGAGACGACCGAGACCGTCACCGCGTACTCGGGCGACATCGTCTCCAGCGACGAGATGGTCCAGCCGGCCGACGACAACATCCCGATCATCGACCTCAAGGCCGGCCAGCGGCTCGAAGTCGAGGCCGACGCGGTGCTCGACCGCGGTCGGGAACACGCCAAACACCAGGGCGGCGTGGCCGTCGGCTACCGGCACCTCCAGCGCGTCAACGTGGTCGGTGACAAGGGCGAGTTCGCCGACGACGAACCCAACATCCTGCGCGGGGTCATCGAGGACGACGGCGAGCTGGTGGCCACCGAGGAGTTCGACAACGACCTGACCGAGCGCTACCCCGGCAAGGAGCTGGAGGTCGAGGACGTGCCCAACGCCTTCGTCTTCCACGTCGAGACCGACGGGTCGCTGACGGTCGAGGAACTCGTCGTCCGGGCGGTCGACTCGCTGCGGGACCGCGCGGACGAACTGCGACAGTCGGTGCAACTGTAA